aaacaaaaagtactaaggagaaaagtaaaagcggcaggccgacaaatccagggcaagcattaaaaagggccacttttcagcataattgtataagggctaagagagttgtaaaagagcgcctgaagggtatgggtagagctgcgtaacactaaggggcagaagacgctagtgggagttgtgtacaggccacctaacagtagtagtgaggtcggagatggtattaaacaggaaattagaaatgtgtgcaataaaggaacagcagttataatgggtgacttcaatctacatatagattgagtgaaccaaattggtaaaggtgctgaggaagaggatttcttggaatgtatgcgggatggttttttgaaccaacatgtcgaggaaccaactagagagcaggctattctggactgggttttgagcaatgaggaagggttaattagcaatcttgtcgtgagatgccccttgggtaagagtgaccataatatggtggaattcttcattaagatggagaatgacatagttaattcagaaacaaaggttctgaacttaaagaggggtaactttgaaggtatgagacgtgaattagctaagatagactggcaaatgacacttaaaggattgacggtggatatgcaatggcaagcatttaaaggttgcatggatgaactgcaacaaatgttcatcccagtttggcaaaagaataaatcaaggaaggtagtgcacccgtggctgacaagagaaattagggatagtatcaattccaaagaagcagcatacaaattagccagagaaagtggctcacctgaggactgggagaaattcagagttcagcagaggaggacaaagggcttagttaggaagggaaaaaagattatgagagaaaactggcaggcaacataaaaacggactgtaaaagcttttatagatatgtaaaaaggaaaagactggtaaagacaaatgtaggtcccctgcagacagaaacaggtgaattgattatggggagcaaggacatggcagaccaattgaataattactttggttttgtcttcactaaggaggacataaataatcttccagaaatagtaggggacagagggtccagtgagatggaggaactgagcgaaatacatgttagtagggaagtggtgttagctaaattgaagggattgaaggcagataaacccccagggccagatggtctgcatcccagggtgcttaaggaagtagcccaagaaatagtggatgcattagtgataatttttcaaaactcgttagattctggactagttcctgaggattggagggtggctaatgtaactccactttttaaaaaaggagggagagagaaaccggggaattatagaccggttagcctaacgtcggtggtggggaaactgctggagtcagttatcaaggatgtgataacagcacatttggaaagtggtgaaatgatcggacaaagtcagcatggatttgtgaaaggaaaatcatgtctgacgaatctcatagaattttttgaggatgtaactagtagagtggataggggagaaccagtggatgtggtatatttggattttcagaaggcttttgacaagatcccacacaggacattagtgtgcaaacttaaagcacacggtattgggtgtaaggtattggtgtgggtggagaattggttagcagacaggaagcaaagagtgggaataaacaggaccttttcagaatggcaggtggtgactagtggggtactgcaaggctcagtgctgggaccccagttgtttacaatatatattaatgacttggatgagggaattaaatgcagcatctccaagtttgcggatgacatgaagctgggtggcagtgttagctgtgaggaggatgctaagaggatgcagggcgacttggataggttgggtgagtgggcaaattcatggcagatgcaatttaatgtggataaatgtgaagttgtccactttggtggcaaaaatgggaaaacggattattatctgaatggtggccgattaggaaaaggggaggtgcaacgagacctgggtgtcattatacaccagtcattgaaagtgggcatgcaggtacagcaggcggtgaaaaaggcgaatggtatgctggcatttatagcgagaggattcgagtacaggagtagggaggtactactgcagttgtacaaggccttggtgagaccacatctggagtattgtgtgcagttttggtcccctaatccgaggaaagacatccttgccatagggggagtacaaagaaggttcaccagattgattcctgggatggcaggactttcatatgaagaaagactggatgaactgggcttgtactcattggaatttagaagattgaggggggatctgattgaaacgtataagatcctaaagggattggacaggctagatgcaggaagatcgttcccgatgttggggaagtccagaatgaggggccacagtttgaggataggggggaagccttttaggaccgaaattaggaaaaacttcttcacacagagagcggtgaatctgtggaattctctgccacaggaaacagttgaggccagttcattggctatatttaagagggagttagatatggcccttgtggctacgggggtcagggggtatggagggaaggctggagcggtgttctgagttggatgatcagccatgatcataataaatggtggtgcaggctcaaagggccgaatggcctactcctgcacctattttctatgttttcatctccagtcttgccgaagggttttggacggaaacattgactgtatttttttgttctacaggtgctacctggcctgctcagttcttttgtctgtgttgattggatttgcagcaactgcagattttctcctgtttgtgccaCAATGCTGTACATCAGTGTATCAGCGATGATGTGTCTGGTTACATTGTACTAATCTGAATGGACTGTGGAGCGCAGCCTCCAGAGCAACAAGTCCAGACTATTGAATCCAACTCTGGTCTTGTGATAAATATGTAACTTTCCTCGAGTCTCtgcatggcggggggggggggggtttgaatGGTGTGTAGCGTGTAGCAACATTCAGGCTGATGGAATTCAGAATGATTTTGACTGTAGATACGTAACCCATGTGTCCACTGTGATCAGTGATGGGACCTCTGTCTGATCAGATTAAAACACACATGGGCTGATCAgatcgctgatgacacaaatgtgggTGCAGttgtgggtggtgaggaaggttgtcaaacaGACAGAACTGGATGTAGATCAATTGGAATCATGGATGAAGAAATGGGGGGcagagtttaatctggacaagtgtgaggaGTTTACAGGtccaatgttggaggaaactCCACAGTAAATGGCAACACCCTTGGAAGCACTGATATATCTTGATGTGTTTGTCCATAACATCCTACAAGTGAAATTGAAAGGAAATAAACTGCTATAAAGATCACAGAGTGAGAGGACTTGGGAGGAAGGGGGTGTCTGTGTAGGGTAATGAAATGGGTGGAAACACGCAGAATtaacaaccaccaacattgagctGTGTTTCTCTTTAAGAGGCTGGACAGATGTTATGATGTAATtaggtgattttttttaaaccgtgCTTTGTTTCTGTGTTTGGAGAACAATAAATGAGTCGTTATAGTTgtccttaaacataaaatgcctcatgcCATTTTATTTGCAAAAGCCCACAATAACATACTGGGTACCAGTAGCATTCACACCACAAGAATACCGCAGTGTCAAGCTGCACCCAGAAAGCCTGATCACATTCTCTTCAGCTTCAATGGCATTGCTGACTCTGGGTTTACCATGGTCGAATGCCAGCAGGGTCATAATCAGCAGAAACTCTCACAAAGCAGCTCTGTTTGTATTGTGTGCTTTAGTAGGTCTGTGGGAGATACCCAGAATGTGAAACTATACTAATGGAGAGAGACACACTGACCCAAGTAACAGCTTGATGGGCAGAGAGGAAAACAGAGAATTTGATGTTGTGTCCTAATGCCTGAACTATGCCCAGTTAcaaatgttgttcctccaaactgtgttcagcttcactgtaacagtgtgacatCAGACATCAACATGAAAACTAAAATAATCTCAGCTGAGGTGTATTCTCTTTCACCTGTTGATCTTCTTTGCAAACATTTTACAGGGCAGAAAAGACTGAATTTCTGTCTgagaatctcaaacacaacagtgTGTCGGTTCTCACGTGTTTGTCAGTTCCCCAACATTCGAATGCTACCAACCATTGAATGTGAAGGATGAGATGGTTGAGAAGACAGCACACTAGTCTTTGCAAGGAGAACCCCAATATGTGGACATGTCCATGATCTGACCTGATAAATGGCCAGTGTTGATACTGGTGAGCTGACATTCACCGCAAGGGATTCACCAGGCCACTGCACTCGCAgatacaccagcaagttcacacgggaagaggccattcacctgctccgtgtgtgggaCAGGATTCATTCAGTCACATGAGCTCTTACAACACCAGCCAGTTCAcacggggagaggccattcacctgctctgtgcATGGGACGGGATTGATTCAGTCACATGACCTCTTacaacaccagcaagttcacacgggaagaggccattcacctgctctgtgcATGGGGCGGGATTGATTCAGTGACATGGGCTATTACAATACCAGGCAGTTCACACGGGGAGAGGacattcacctgctccgtgtgtgggGCGGGATTGATTCAGTCACATGAGCTATTACAATACCAGCCAGTTCACACGGGGAGAGGacattcacctgctccgtgtgtgggaCAGGATTCATTCAGTCACATGAGCTATTACAACACCAGCCAGTTCACACGGGGAGAGGacattcacctgctccgtgtgtgggGCGGGATTTATTCAGTGACATGAGCTATTACAACACCAGCCAGTTCACACGGGAAGAGGacattcacctgctccgtgtgtgggGCGGGATTTATTCAGTGACATGAGCTATTACAACACCAGCCAGTTCACACGGGGAGAGGacattcacctgctccgtgtgtgggGCGGGATTTATTCAGTGACATGAGCTATTACAATACCAGGCAGTTCACGCCAGTGAGCAGCTGTACTTGGCTCTGTTGTCTCGGTCTCTCAGTATAGCTTCACACCTGCTCCGAGTGTGGGAGGAGATTCATTCAGTTCACCCACTTTGTGAGGCTCCAGTGAGTTTATAATACATAGAGGACACACTTCGGTCTTGTGTCGGTAAGGAAGTTTATGCAGTCATCCCACCTGCTGAAACACTGGCAACTTCACAGCAGGGAGGAAGTTGAAATAAGCTCCATGTGAACATTTTAATCATCATGGTGACTGAATCTAGTTGGAAGTTCATGTGAGACTGTTAAtgtcagattctgcagatattgcaaCTGATCACTGAGCATTGGAGAGTTCATTCTGCTGATGTTAGTTTTAAACAacactggtgtttaatattgtggatctgtgacaAATTAATCAGTTCTATTTCAGATCCTGTGTCTCAGGTGCTTCCCGCCTGTCACACAGCTAATGTACAGTAGACAGGCCACTCAGTTCATCTGGTACCTGCTCATATTCCTGTTGCACAGCAGAGCTTTCAAACCCATCCCTGCTGTTCACCACTCACTCACCCTATAAAATTCAGCTTGCAACTGCTCACCGGTCTGTGAATGAACAGGTTTACTTTGAATTAAATCCCGAACTTTCTGGAAACTGCAGAAGATGAATTCACGAGGGTTTTGTCCCAAATATTCCTCATCCCTCACAGCTCTGGACCAAGGAAGAAGTCTTGTGTGCTTAAAATCTTCCTGTCCTGCTCTATTCATTATTTTGTCATTTTCACTGATTTCGAAGGTCTGTGCCTCACCCTGCTGGGCTGTTGCAATACAACACTCTCCTCTAAAGTACGACAGCAGAATGGTAGAGCAGAAACAAGAGGAGTCAGCACAAATgagggctttggggctccagatGTGATGGAGGCTCAAGTTTACGTGGAGTAGAAGGGAATCAGACCAGGAGGATGAGGCTGCAAATGAAAGTTCAgcaacatttggaaactgattgAAAAAAAGAGGTTTATGtttgcaaagtgctggagggagtCAGTGGCcccagcagcatctatgcagaggaataaatagttgatattatgggccaagacacttcatcctatctagactgtttattcctctgtttagctgctgcctgacctgctgagttcccgcagtactttgtgtgtgttagtttACAGTttattcccagcatctgctgaacctcGAGTTTCATATCTGCATTTCGAAGTGAGCGGGACTTTGACAGTTGTCACACAAAGTGCCTGTTGACATTGAGtaataaacaggagaaaatctgcagatgctggaaatccaaggaacacacacaacatgctggagaaactctgcaggccaggcagcatctgtggataaaagtacagccgatgttttgggacaaggttcttcagcaggactggagaaaaaacaatGAGGAGTAAATtttaaaggtggggaggggacagagaaacacaaagtgacaggtggaattgggagggggagggatgaagtaaagagctgggaagttgtttggtgaaagagatacagggctggagaagggggagtctgacaggagagaacagaaggccatggatgaaagaaaagtggggaggaacaccagagggaggcgatgggcaggcaatgagagggaaagggggattggGAATGATGAGCGAGGGGAGGCATGACTGGAAGAtcaagaagtcgatgttcatgccatcagattggaggctgcccagacagaatacaaagtgttgttcctcttacctgagtgtggcctcattgcaacagtatacaaggccatggattgacatctCCATTGAGTACACTGTTTGTGGAAGCTTGCTGTGTTCAAGTAGCTGCGGAGTTTTCTGCATAAAATCATTGACCGCTTTTGAAACATGTGGCGTGGAACCAGCACTTGcccctcaaattaatccagtCTGTTAACAACAGCACATCACCTCCCTTTTCCAAAATACAATTCAACCACACTATCACCATCCATTCCGTAAGTTTACACAAATGGGACATCAGTGATATTGGTCTATAACTAGAAGGATCCAACAGGAGTTTCCCAGGTTTTAGAATAGACGCTACAATTGCCATTTTCCATGAGGATGGAAGATGGCCTGAATTCCAATTATGATTCAGAAATGTAATATTATCTCAAGAGAGCTGCTGGCCATATGTTTAAACATGCAATAACATGTATCTGTTGCACAGACGTGGTTGgggatgaacccaagtgcaggacacaggcactgaGGCAGAGTTGTGAGGCGTTAGCACCACTGTAAACGGGGAACcggtatccaggagagtctttacacagagacaaGGGTCACGTAGTGTATCCAGGAAACGATGCAgaacttagaactgacagtcctcAGGAATCAGATTTACTCACATGAGAGTTGACCAATGAAttggcagctccttgttgtgatcacagtgtctttatcctgcatttcctgatggaaagcaggtgtgtgcagttagtggaacctgggaatgattggaaattcaaTGAGGGAATTGAGGCCCAATTGCTGAGGTAACTAGCAAGGttggggattgccagaagggaccatgacagtaccatCCTTTCCcggagctgcctgacctgttctATTAATAACTTTCTTAAACTCACACAAAGAAAATTCTACTTCGTTATCACTGCTACAGCTGATTTCCAACACGTCGGGGTATTCTCTTAAAACCTTATCCCTACATTGTTTAGTCTCTTCATTATTTTGATTATGAATTGCAGAAAAGGACCGAGCCAGTAACTAAACCCTCTCCATTTCAGTAACAATTGTATTACCTTCTTTAATCAATACTGGGAACCCTATGAATCCCACACCCCTATTGTCTTAATCATTCCTcaaacatctccaagtttaataGTCCTTCCAATACTTTCACAATATGACCTCGCGTAAATCTTTTTCACAACCTTCATTACTTTCCTCACCATGGTCCGTGACCTGTTACACTTAATATGATCATGCAGAGAGTGATATGCATAACTTTCTGAAATGCCTTATTTCTCTCAATAATTGCCTCTGCACACTCCTCCATCACCCATTGTCCAGCTTTTCTCCTATTAATGCACTATGAATCTCTTCCACCACAATCTGATGAATAACATGACAGCGTTTCTTTGCAGAAATCCACATCATCCTCACCATTCAGCCCAGACAGACGCTCACCACATAAAACATTCAAACTTCTCCCAAGTTGCTTTACCAAAGTTCCACTTCCTAAAAGTGGCCTCCTTTCCCCTACATAAATCCAAACCCAAGCTTATAAATACAGGAAAATGATCGCTCCCCAATGCTTCATCTCCCATGGCATCCCACTCACTCATTgcagcctgaatgtttgaaattaAAGTTAAATTTACAGCAGTTTCAGAACTATTATGAACATTAAATCTCACAACTGTCCCACCAGTAAGACACAAGATGTGAACTGTCTAAAACTCTTCTACAATCAAACCATCGCCATCATTCTGAGAACAACCCCACAGTGAACTGTATGCATTAAAACCCCCACACCACACAACCCTTAGTGAGCTAGAGCTACATATACTGTCCAACAAATCAATCGAAAGCTTTCCATAGTGGTTATAATATACCACTTTACTGTCCTTACCTGTTGAATCAAATATTTCTACAAGTGCCTCATACATTTCATTTACATCTCCAACTCCatgccctctccctttctttataAAACTTGCAACACCACTTCCTGTACCAACTAATCTATCACGCCTAATTACAATTTAATCCTGGAAGAAAGAATTTAAATGCGGTAACAACCAGGTTCCCTCAATACATACAACGTCGGATAGATTTgataaatcagaaataaacttcaAGTCTTCACCATTAAAAATCAGGCTTCTAGAAATACGTCTTATCGCCCTTCCTTATACAGTCTGGAGGATAGTCGTGGGGCGTTTATGATTGGTGAAACAGTGCCTTATCTGATTggaaagatgaagtattctaatcAGAGAGCTGCTTTATTCACCAATCAAGAGACAGCAACGGCAGAAGCGCGGAAAATAACCGTTTAACCGCTGAAATAAACTGAAATTTGCAAAAGACCGCCAAAAAAGccgttgctgttgaaattaaacaGGTTTGTTTGTCGACCCTTTACCCCCGTTACTGGAGTCCGACACATTTAAACCGGGTGTAGTTAATACTGCGATGGTGTCTGGGAACTTAGTTCACCGATTTCTTTCAATTGATAAACGATTGGAATAAAACAGATTCTCTACTTCTGTTCGCGGTCGGTCATTGTGAACGGGTCGCCCTTCAGAAAGTGGAGCTTTAACAAATACTCTGAACGAACCGTGACTGTGTTCAGCTCTCGCGTTGGAATGGGGTTAAGAGAAGTAACCAAAATGGGACAAAGCTTAAGGAACCGCATTCTCCAGGGCAATTAAACCAGAAACAATTAGTGTCCTCTTCAGGGAAATATGATGAACGAGAGAAAACGACGGGGAAGGGGTGCGTAACGATTCCGTGCTGTGCAGTCGGCTGGGATATAACAGAGAAATCAGACTATACTGAGCAGTGGACAGCAAGCTCTGATTAACGGAGATAAGATTCTGAAATGAGATCAACAAAAAATAACTCTTTTAATGAAGCCGTGAGTGGCTTTTAAAAGAGCCTTTGATTTTCTGGTTTGTTTTGTCAGTGAACTTGTCTTCACTTGGAGCTGGTGTACTTGGTCACCGCCTTTGTCCCTTCGGACACGGCGTGCTTGGCCAGCTCCCCGGGCAGCAGCAGCCGCACGGCGGTCTGGATCTCCCGGGAGCTGATGGTTGACCGCTTGTTGTAATGGGCCAGGCGGGAAGCCTCGCCCGCGATGCGCTCGAAAATATCGTTGACGAATGAATTCATGATGCTCATGGCCTTGGAAGAGATGCCGCTGTCGGGGTGAACCTGCTTCATCACTTTGTAGATGTAGATGGCGTAAGTCTCCTTCTTCGATCTCTTGCGCTTCTTGCCAGACTTGCTCGCTGGTTTGGACAAAGCTTTCTTGGCGCCCTTCTTGGGAGCGGGTTTCGCTGGATCCGGCATTTCCTCGTCGGTTTCAAACACAATAATAAGCAGAAGCTGTTCGGAGCGCGGGTTAAATAGGCAGCGCCAAAGCGGTATGTTAATGAGGATGGGAATGCTGAGCATTTCCATTGGCTGTTTGGAGAAATGAATCACCAATCGGAACGCTGGGGGATGGGAAGCGGCGCCAATGGGCGGGGTTTACCGCTGTAGTTTAATGCGGGAGGAAGTACTGAAGGGCAGAGACAGGCCGGGCTGCGGGCTGAGATTGAAAAGGGAAAGGCAAATTTCAAAAGCAGAATTAAATAAAATCAGATGAAATATTGTAAAATTAAACACTAGGCCATTTAGTTCATGACATAGGGCTGCAGGAGAGTGAAGGAGAGATGTGGACATTTCAGTGTAAAGTTTAAATCGAGTTTATTTATGCACAGGTGAAAGGAACAAAGtctttgtagcagcatcacagacatatTGCCTCAGAGACACAACATTGACAAGAAACACTGAAATTAAATATGAATTATACCAAAATATTCAAAGAGATAGAAGACTATCAGAACAAAATCAAACTAACAAACAGATTATGCGGGCAGTGGGAGAATCATCCCTCTTGTGCTTCTTCATCTCGTCACTCTGGATTCAGTGTCACACAacgctgccactttgatctggtccatgccttcattaaccaggtccaacacttgcctttatcGCATCTTCCTTCTCCTTACACTGGTcgtcgggtttgtgggggtgtgtacccccttggactttaggattaggtttgagggtagggctggtggatgtatatgtggggCTGGAAGATATAATGCTGTGGAGTTTAGTATGGTGAGATAGGTGGGCCTgtggtggatagggtagtgtagtggagtCACTTTAATCTGGCCCATTCCCTTCATTAACGTGGCCTGACACCACTTGGCTTAATGAACCGGGTGTTGCAaagggacacatcatcagtaatgcaacctggggtcattgggtgttttgggtctttaatCATGAGACATCCTCACCCAGGCGACCAAGCCAGGGTTAATCAGTCCGCTTGTGTTTATCCCATGgatcaagataatgagaggcatgtaactctGCATGTTGTGGGTATTTTAAACCTTGTTACTTGGCTTTATTTTGACCATTTGGGGAGTAGAATGTTCTGAGGCCTAGTAATCAGGCTTTACCTCCAAGTAAGGTTCAACTTTCCTACTTTCAATTTAGAATTGTctttattttgcatctgtatgcctgggattgcatgggttaaattaacAGTGTTCACTGCAGTACAAGTTAGTGATTAAGGTTGTGCAGATTGATCCATAATTCCAAAATGCAAACATCTCTGAAATCCAGAATTTTTTGTTTTGACATGACGTCACAAATGGAGAATTTTACTCAGGGTTATATGGCTTGTCTAATGAAGAGAGTTTTATGGCTCTGAGCCTCTATTCACTGGAACTTCGAAGAAAGAAgtcaaacctatcaaatagtgaaagggtttgattgagtggatgtggagaggatttttcctgtggtgggagtgtctaaaacCGGACCACACAAattcaaaatagaggggcatccttttagaatggaaataaggaggaatttcttcagccagagtggtgaatctgtgaatttttttgctacaggcagctgtggaggccaaatcactgcgtagaggtagagattgatagattcttgattggtcagggcatgaagggatacaatggaaggcaggagactgcCTCTCAGAGGAAAAATTGATCAGTGATGATGAAATGCCAGAGAAGGCTCAACAGgcaaaatggccaaattctgctcctatatcttatggtcttatggactcacttAGTGACTAAATCTCTCCCAGAGACTGTTGATCTCAGCTTTGACTCAACCCAGCAACTGAGGCTCCACATTACTTATATAAGGAATACTGAGATGCTTTGTTCTTTGATTAACGAAATATCTCATTTCCATCCTGAATGCTTGTCATCTCAttctgagcaacagacacaaaatgctggaggaagtc
The sequence above is a segment of the Mobula birostris isolate sMobBir1 chromosome 28, sMobBir1.hap1, whole genome shotgun sequence genome. Coding sequences within it:
- the LOC140188887 gene encoding histone H2B-like, with the protein product MPDPAKPAPKKGAKKALSKPASKSGKKRKRSKKETYAIYIYKVMKQVHPDSGISSKAMSIMNSFVNDIFERIAGEASRLAHYNKRSTISSREIQTAVRLLLPGELAKHAVSEGTKAVTKYTSSK